In the Capra hircus breed San Clemente chromosome 17, ASM170441v1, whole genome shotgun sequence genome, CTCATCATTTTTAAAGATGCGAAGGAAGAGGGTGAATATTTTTGGAGCCCATAGTTCTCATGGGCTACTGTTCTCATCCCTCTCTGCAAATTAAACTTATACAGGTACTCAAAGCAACCTAGATAGAGTTATTAACTTCATGTTACAGACGAGGtgatggaggcacagagaggttaagtgacttgcccacagGCACACAGTAGATGATGGAGCCTCAGAAGGAACTAAGTGGTGTGGATCCAAGGCCCATCTGGGTCACCGCGCCTCTAACCACTAGTCTACGAGGTCTCTCAATTAAGCTAAATGATTTCCTGGTTCTGAACCTTGACCTTTTCTCACTGAGGGATGCTCTTGTTTTGCTATTCTGTTTAGGCCCTGCCCCTGCACCGACTGGAATTTGAGTCTAGGTTGGAATTAAGAGCAGCCTTTTGGGGTTATGCAGCCTGGGGTCAAATCCCAGCACTGCAGCTCGCTGGGCTGTGTGACCTCGGCAGTTGGCTGTCCCTCCCTGTGCTTCCTGGGCCTTTAAGAGGATTGAACCAAAGTAAAAAGTCCatttgagggggcttccctggtcgctcggtggtaaagaatcagcctgccaatgcagaagacctgggttcaacccctggttcgggaagatcccccatgctgccgCCAACTAAGCCCGCGTGCCACACGACTGTGTGCCCATGTGCCCCACGACGTATGCCCCACAACATGTGCCCCACAACATGTGCCCGCATGCCCCACGACTGAGCCCGCACGCCACTGCTACTGACGCCtgagtgccctggagcctgtgctctgcaggcGAGGAGCCAGCACCATGAGGAGCCCAGCGCCGCAGCACGAGGGTGACCCCACTGTCGacagctagagaaaaacccacgcAGCAAcggaggcccagcacagccaaaactaaacaaacaagatttattgtatttatatcttttgaaaaaaatgattcGAGGTGACTTCTCTGCTGTGCGTTTCTTTTCAACAGGCAGGCTGAAGGAGCTGAATAAATTGCCCTGTCTTTCATGTCTTCCTGGGGCCCCACGGGCCTCCCCCACAGCAGCTGCCTTGGCCATGgggaggctgggggtggaggggaggggctctgggtgcCACAGGGGAGCAAAGTCGGGGGGACTTCTGGAAGCGGGAGGGGTGGGGACTGGTCCCCAGGAAGCCAGCTGGCACCTGTCCTACCAGACAGTCCCTCCTCTTCCCACTGGGGGAGGGAGGTCAGAGGAGACTCATTTGTGTACCGGGCTCTGCTTGGCAACCCCCTTGGGCCAGATGAagccactgaggctcagagcagtgaTGGTCAGgagtcgggggtggggtgggggctcagCCGTCAATCCGAGGCTGCAGAAGGGCAGAGGGCGGCCACTGAGCATGGAAGAGAGATGGTCGGGGCACCACGTCATCTCAGCTCACCCCGATCTCTGCAAGAGCCTCCCGACCCGTCCCCCTGCCTCCCCTCAGCCCCACTGTCTGTGTTCTGGGCCCCAGCCAGAGCGGTCCTGTTAAACCTAAAGGCAGACAGTTCAAACTCGGTTCGTTCAAACTCTCCGTGGCTCCCACCTCCTGGAGAAGAGTCAGAGTTTGCCAGGGTCGGTAGAGCCCTACACGCCAACCTTAACTCCCTCTCTGACCCCTCCCAATCTCTCAGGTGACACATTCCAGACCCACTGGCCTCCCACTGCTGCGTTGGAGCAACACTGCTGTGTCTCCCACCCTCGGCTGCAAAGCCTGTTCTCCTTCCACCCGGAATGTTCCCCCAGCTCACTTAGGTCTGAGCTCAAATGTCGCCTCCTCAGAGTGGAGTTCCCTGACCACCACCCCATCACCCTGCATCCTTGAATCCCGCTTTCTTCTCCTTAACCTTGGCCACCTCCTGACGTTACGGTCAAACTTGCTCACTTATGTTCGGGCTCTGTCATAGAAGGTGAGCTCCGTGAGGGCGGGACTTTTGTTCGGTTCTCTGCTGTGACCTCAGGCCTTGAACAGGGCCTGGCATTTGTCGAATACGTtaaagaaaacagagacagacagagagacggAGCGGGGATGATGGACAGGTGGATGGGCAAGGAGAAGGATGGATGGGTGAGAGGGTGGCCGCAAGGGTGgctgcatggatggatggatggagggaggggtggatggatcaatggatgaatgaatagcggatggaaggatggagggaaggacGATCCgcaggaacagaaagaaagatgAGCAGGTAGAAGGAAGGATGGATAAACCAATGgacagaagaaaacagagaaatacgGAAGGAAGACTGGAAGGATGGACGGATGGACAGACTGCCAGATGGAGACACAGGCGGACAGACACGATATCAGGGCTCAGCTGCTGAGAACCGGGGGCTTGGAGTGGGAGCACAGCTCCCAGCCGTCCCACGGGGCGCTCAGAACCTTCCCCCGCAGCCTCCCTCGCCCTGCCCCTCCCCGGCTCCACCCCGGGCCCGCCCCCTCATGCAGTGACACGGAGGAGCATGGCAGGTGGGGGGCCGGCCCCAGGCTTTATTGAGCAGATTCGGGAGAAGGGTGGCCCAGCAGGCCCTCACCCCGGCCCTGGAGCCTCCTCTTCTTGCCTTTGCTGCCCCCCGGTGCGGGCCTGGGCCACTGGGGCCCGGGCGCCCTTCAGCTGCTGAGGAACACGCCTCGCTTGTGCCACTTCTGGTCGCGGATGCGGCGCACGGACTGCAGCTGCGGCTGGTTCGCGTCCCACTCGTTCCAGTGGCGGTACTCGCCCCGCTCGAACACGTACTGGCGCCCACGGTAGCCCGGGAACTCGTAGCCAACCCACCTGCAGGGAGGCGAGGTCAGCGTGAGAAGCCTCCGGGCTCTCGCCTCCCAGCCAGACCCAGTCTTTGAAAACCAGCCCCTGagcctgctctccacctgggcgaATCCTTCCTTGGCTTCCCAGTGCCCTGGGGATGAATGCAAACTCCTAGCCCTGCTCACAAACGAGACTCTAGCCTTGCCTCTCATTCTTCCTTCATACCCCACACTCCAGCCCGTCTCAGCCTCTCCCTGAACCCACATGTCTGAGCCTTTACacctgctgttccttctgcctggaatgctgttcCTTGCCTCATCCTCATTTCATTCCCTCTTTCACAGCAACATTTACCTATCAATTTGGAcatctcctcctccagagagCCCTTCCTGATTGCCCCAGGCTAAACCAAGTACCTCATCAGGACCCCCAGAGCCCCTGCATGTCCCCCATCACAGTTCTGATGGCTACGAACTGTGAATAGCTGTTTCCTGGTCTGTTTCCCTATTAAACTGTGAATTTACCAAGGGATGAATTATGGGACTTGTGTAGTTCTTATTGCCCCCGTACCCTACACACAGCAGACGCTCAGTGAAAAGTTGTTGAATACAGTATTATCAGGAAGAGGTGGCACCTCTCGAGGCCCAACCCCAGGTTACAAGCCCGCAAGTGAGATGTAGTTGCCTAGACAAAGGGAGAGTGACCCTAAGATTGCATTAACAGAGATATTAAGCctagaaggagggaggagaagagccTGTTCTCCAATGTACCACTTATGCCACCCCTACATACATGCTGGGTCTCCTGGTGAGAAGGACAAAGACTGTGAAAAGGGGGAAAACAAATCTGAACTCCAAAGTCTAGGGGAGTTCAGATTTCACttggttaaaacaaaacaaaacaaaacaaaactgtctcTAAGTCGAGGCTTCCTGGAAATCCAATGGTACAGGAATCCAAGCAGGTGGACATTCAAATCATGGGGGCTTTGAGCAAGGCTGGTATAGGGGCCCTGACTCGAATGAAGGGCCTTCAGACCCCGGGGGAGCCGGAAATGCCAGCTATGTACTAAACCGTGAACAGAGATTCCGTTTGGAGCCCGAGGCATGGGAACTGGAGGACAGGGCAGGGCAAGGGTGGGGCAGGGTCCCTTACGTCCCGTTGATGGCCCGGACGCTCGCCACTCGGTCCTGGAAGCCGTGAGCCCAGAGGCTGGGCACGTCATCGTCCACTATCTCCATCTTGCGGCCGCCGAAAGCCGGGTTCTCAAAGAGATGCAGTTTGTGATCCGGGCCATCCTGGGGGCAAGACCATGGGATGAACCGGCTGCTCCCATGCCCAGGACAGAGGGCCCAGGAGGCTCCAGCAAAGGCTCAAGGCACCGCAGAGTAACACCCACCCCCAGAGCTGGTCTCCTTAGGACTTCCAGAGCCAGAGAGCCGTGAAACTGAGAGAGGAGGCTTTCAGGTCTGGTTAAACCTCGTCATTTAGCAGATAGGGACACCGAGGCACGGAGAAGGAGGCAGGAAACCAGACTCACTCTTGTAGAAACATCCCCGCTTTATGAAAGCAGATTCTGAGTCGGTCTACCTGGCCTTTCTCCTCCCATCCCCCCTCCAAGGAGCATCAGTCATTGTGAGCAGGAGGAAGGGCGGGACTAGCCGCTGGCCTGAGTCAGCAGGTGGGAGGGAAGAGCCACCAGGCACCAGGTCTCTTTCAGGTGTTGGAGAAACACAGCGGAAGGACTTGAGCTGATTTGCAGTTACTTTCTGAAGCTATTTACCGGGCTGTATGGGTTCGACTGGACCACGTGGCTCCCGATTTTAATAAGGCCACAGAGGGACATGCCAGTGACCTGCTGGCTAAGGCAAGATATGAATCCTGGCCTCCTGACCCGCAGCTCAGTGCCCATTCAGTAGCCCACTTCTTGTCCCCCCAAAACCACTCAGATCAGAAATAACGAGGGCTCTCCCCGGGCCAGGTCCATGCCAGCCGAGCCCTTGGCTGAGCTCGTGAAAGGAGCCTGCCAGAAGCGCCCAGCATGTCTGGCTTCCAGGGGCTGTACTCACAATGTGCAGGGGCCGGAGGGACAGGAGGCTGTCGCTGTGGTGACTGTTGGACCAGGCATCCCAGCGAGGGTAGTCCCCCTTCTCCAGGACGTACTGCTCCCCGCGGAAGGCCCTGCGCTCAAATGCCAGCCACCTGCAGGAGGAAGGAGGGCTGGGTCACTCATCTCTgctgccctgggggtggggaggacccaTGTCTAGGGAGGGGGGTGGTGCCCAAGAGCTGCTGACCTTTGACCCTGCCCCTTTCCTCCGACCCTAGTCCTGGTATTGAGGGAGTTACTAGAACTTACTAGGAGCTGAGACTCGGAGCCAGAAAACCAGCCTGGGAAAGAGCATTGAAATCGGTTTTAGGTGCAGCCTCCGTATAGACTGCTCAGAAACGTTTCCAGCAgcaggcctggcacacagtaaggaTTCCATCGCCagctcctcctctttctccttccttattcctccccctcctcctcctctaatTCCTCTATTAGATTGTTATTCTTATTATTACAGTTATATCTCTCTGTCCATTTTCACAAAAACTCTTAAGTCCATATGCTTATtattcccatttgacagatgagaaaacagaggcccagagggtGAAGCACCTCACCCAAGTGGTTAGTACCACAGCCTGGACTTTTCATCTGAATAATTCGGGGTCCAGCAGGGGACTCCTGCCTACTAGGTGGATGTGGACAGAACAGTCAACCactttggcctcagtttccttacctgtcaAGGGGGCAGCGGTGAGGATTTAGgggtattgttgctgttgtttagtcactcagttgtgcctgactctttgcgaccctatagactgcagcctgccaggctcctctgtccatgggatttcccaggaagaatactagttgccatttccttctccaggggatcttcccaccccagggatcgaacctgagtctcctgcattggcaggcagagtccttaccactgagccattccAGGATATCAAGCACATTAGAACTTAGATGTTATCATCGCTATTAAAGTCATCAGTATTAGACCTCACTAGCTGGGCACTGAGCCGGGCGCGTGTCTTCCTCTGTCCTCTCTGCACAATGCTCTGCTACTGACCCCAGAGATGGGGAGCTGGAAGGAGTCCAAGAGAATCACTGTTCAATGCTCCCATTTACAGGTGGGAAGACTGAGGCCagatatggggagggagttgcCTAAGGCCCCACAGCAGATTGAGAGCTTGCTCCTGGCCCTCCCGACTCCCAGAGGACTCAGGGTTGGGAGGAGGGCTGTGGGTCCGGGTACTCACGGGCCCGACTCCACCTGGATGGAGCCCACCTTCTCCAGCAGGCTTTCCGTCAGATTGGGGCACTCGGCTGTGAGCTCGCACCTCTTGCCCTGGAAGTTCTCCATTTCGTACACGATCACCTAGAAGCGCAGCCTCCTGAGCATCGCATCGGGGCCGGGCTCCCAATCCCAGCCCGTGTCCTGCCTCGGAGGGCCTTGGAGGCAGGTACCACCCCCTGCTCCAACAGCTCTGCCTGGAACAGGCCTGAAGCCAGCAGCGCCGCGGGCTTGCCCTGCCCCCTGGTGGCCACAGAGGGCAAcgcctccagttcagttcagtcgagtcactcagtcgtgtccgactctttgcgacccctgaacggttttatgaagacctacaagaccttttagaactaacactaaaaaaaaagatgtccttttcattataggggactggaatgcaaaagtaggaagtcaagaaacgtcTCCAGGAACCCCATTAATCCAGGGGACTGCAAGCTGGGTGTCTGGCCAAAAACGGCAAAGCGAAATGTCCAAAATGACTGGAGGGAGGACTCTAGAGAAACGACGCTGCTGTGGTCAGGAGGGGCTGTGGGCCCCCTTCTACGCTTTTTGAGAGAAGCCGAAATCTGTTACTGCCTTAATGTGACATGTCTCCATTTTGAAAGTCCTGGGCAGCACAAACACAACTCCAGCTTGCACTAGCTAAACTTCACCTGCCCCTGTGCCCGCGAGGAAGGGGCTGCCAAGGCAGAGGTGGGTTTTGCCTCCTTCACCCGCTTAAAAGCACTAACTGTCTCTGTAGCGGGTCTCTGGGGAACATCAGCTCCAGTCCTTTTACACAACGGTCAAGGGGGGCTCAGAAAGGGTTCGGGGCTGCACAGCAGGTTAGGTGGAGGTACTGGATTCAGTAAGCCTGCCAGCGCTTCTCTCATAAGCAGTGATGAAGGCTGGCAGTGAtgcccccttctccagtgggggGATAGCTGGGGGTCCACAGGGTGAGGCTGATTCACCCACGAATCAGGCGCAGAGCCAGGCAAGCCTCTGTGCTGCTCTTCTCCTCCCGGTGCCCCCCAGTCTGGTCAAAGACCCCACTTACTTCCTTCGTCAATCCATCCTGGGACCACACGTTAAATTAAAGCCACCGGGATAGCTTAGAAAGGGCGGAAAGAGCCCACAAATGCCAGCTCTTGGATTTCTCTGTTTGCTGGCTGTGATAATGGCACCGACGTTTGACCCTCCCTGAGAAGCATGAATGCCGTCCCCAGGTTAAAGGTGGGGCTGCTGAGGTCCAGGGAGGCCCAGGGACTGGACCGAACTCAGGCAGGAGGGTCAGCGCCGTGTCTCCTGAAAGCCCCGTCGACACTGGCAGTGTGGGTGTGACCAGGTCCCCCGTGCAGACGAGGACACAGAAGAGGCAAGAGTGGGCAGAGAGGGGAGATGCCCTCCTGCTCCCGGCTGGCaggaagggctgctgctgctttctGGAGAGAGGCTGCCCGGCCGGGAGGCGGGCCCCGAGGACCATGGGCAGCCCTGGGCCCAGGGCCCCCTGGGACCGCTCCCTGACCCCCGTACCTTGTAGCTGCCCCCGAGGCCGCCATGGCTCTTCCCGGCCGCAGCCTGCTCCGGTGCGCTGTGCTGCTCTGCCATCTCCGCGGGAACCCCTGTGGCTTCGATCAAAGCAAACGGTCACCAGGTGCGCCTGGGGGGGAAACCCAGGTGCCTGGAGTTGAAGATAAGCTCCAGAACTCGGCCGCCTCTGAGACCTGGGATGTGGTCGGTGCTCACAACCAACCTGCTGTCATTTAGCAAGCATCCCACCAAGCATCTGCTGTGGCCCACAGGGCCTGGGACAGTCAGGGGAGGTGGATACCCATTTTACAGGCGGAAATCCCTAGGCCCAGGGAGGCGGGGCTGGGATGGGGCTCCAAAGCCCgtgcccttccccctcccccagagcTTAGGGGGGACACTACGCCTCCAGACTCTGCTCAGGGGTTGGGGGGCGGGCCTCGGGGAGCCTCCTCCGCTAGGATCACTCCCACCTCCGCCCCCAGGCAGTAGGCTTCCATTCACCGATTCCTTATTTTGCCAAAAATTCCAAGAGAACCCAGTCGTTCCCTTGCCCTGGGCTCGGTGATTGAAACAGGAGACCACGGACTAGTGGGAAACAGATGGACAGACGTCTAGAGAAAGCAAGATGCTGGAGAGCAGGCCCTGGGACACCCGCTCAGCTTCTGTTTTCATCCCACACGCGTTTACAGAGCACTCACCGTATAGCAGCCACTTAGAGAcccagatgcagacagacagacagatggcacCCCTCCATCCCTAGGGATGGTGCCACACACCACTGGACCTGAGTTCTTACATGGAAGGATCTGCCTGATGCCAAACACCCAGACGCACAGGACTGTTCTGTTTATAAACACACCCacaagtgcacacacacgcacacacaggctCCCATGGTTTTCCTGGGAGCGGGCGGGCTGCGTGGCCCTTATACTCAGGCGATGCTGTCTGCCGGCCTGTGTCCAGCCTCATCAAAAAGCGGGGCCTGGAAATGGGGCCAGGTCAGGGAGGACTCTCAGCAGAGGGCCCGGCCCCCCACTTTACCCACTCCCCTTCCTCAGCGGTTCTCAGTCTCTGCAGGGGCCCTGCCCTGAGCTCACACCCCAGGGCTCGCCCTGTCAGACACCGGCTGGCTCCGGCCGTCACGTGGACCCCCGGCTGGTGTGGGGGGCCGGCCATGCACGTCCCCTCCCCTGGAAGCCGCCCAGGGCTGGGCCGGCCTCCCCGTCCCCGCACCCTCGGAGTGCACCTGTTGCCGTCGCCGTGAGGAGAGAGGGGGCCGGCGCCGTCTGCAGACTCAGTCCACTGCCGCCAGGACTGCCCTATTTATGGGCGCTTTCTGACAGCCCAGCACATCCCGGCTTGCTGAGGCAGCGCCCTGTCCGCCCGATTCCGTGCGCGCCACTTCACCTCAATAGCAGGCCTGGGGAGGCCCCCGGGCCTGTGTCCTCAGCCGTGGTCTCTGATGACTTCCTGGGGGCAGGTGGGCCGCGCCAGCCTCCCGGGGAGCCCTGCAGCACCAAGCTCTCAGTGCCCCCAACTTCCTTGCTCTGGCTTCTCAGTGCCAGCATCTTCTTTTTGGGGTGGGTGACACCCTCGGAATGGCTCCAGTTCTTAAAGCGCCAGGCCCTAGAATTTCTCAATTTTCCCCTGTGTCATGGGGCCTAAAATTTAAGTCCGATCACCCTGAACATCCCCTCCAAGGTGGGTGTAAATCCACCCACACATTTCCATGAGACGTGGTAACAGACCCAACAAAGATGCCTTTTCTACAGACGACAGTGATCATTTACGGGAGACCTACTATGTCCACGGCGCTGGGCCAGCTTCATGAGCAGTGTGTTCAGTCCTCATGCAGCTCTCTGGAGGGGAGGAACTGTGACTGCCACTTTATAGAGGGGGAGAcagttcagagaggtgaagtcacttagccagggtcacacagcagacAGGAGGCGGAGGGGCTGGTCTTCTCCAGGGTCCAGCTCTCAGCCTCAATAGGTATAAAGACGATCATGACAGTCACTTTATTTATGACCAAAAACTTAGATCCATGCATTTTGTGTGAGTGTCTAACAAAGTATAATTTCACCTGTGACAGCTACAGAATTTCCTGTTTTCAAAAGTTTGCTTCAAGCCACTTTGCTTTTATGAAAGACCTACATTAGTACCCGTTTTCTCCAACAGAAAGAAATCTAGAGGACTTCTGCTTTTATGAAAAAAGGCGAAAAGCCACAGTTGCATTCAGCCTTAATTTTATAACGAGCCGTTATAGAAGCAGGGTGAGCCCCAAGCAGCGACTGGCGCCACCAAGTGTCTTCCGTGGGAATTACACTCAGCATCACAGCGTCAGGTGGCCATGGCTTTGAaccgtgtctgtgtctgtctgctctttctctccatttctttggCGCATCTGTGAGCGAGCTGTGTCCACAGGTAACCACTGTTTCAATGTACGCCACTGCAGCTTAACAAAGATTTCAGAGGAGCGCTCTACTCTAAGATAGACGAGAGGAACTTGTATTCAGTGGTTACtgaagcaataaaataaatgacgGGGCAAAGGAGTGAATTGTTAAGCTGAGGGTTTTCTTTAGCTGTTGCTTGTTTTTGGCTAAAACCCTCAAGTCACCATAAACCCCAGCATCCCCAGAGAGGTGGGTGACAGCGGGGCTCTAGAACCCGGTggatctgtgtgaccttgggggagTGAACGAAGGTCACAGCCACGGGCTCATCTGCTAGTGGAGAAGCTTCTCTCTCCTCGAGCCACGGGAGCAAAACAGGGAAGCCTCACTTTCTTAATCACTGAGGATCCTGCCCACTGCTGACAATTCAGACCAAGGGGCTGCTTCCTTCTGGCGCTCGTGCAGAGCAGAGTAGGTCTCAGCCCCTTAACCTGAGATGCAGCTGGCACCCGCTGGGGACATCAGGGGTGACAGAGGCGGGGACGGCCCAGCAGGCTTGATTCCCCCTGACCGCCCCCCCCCATCAGCTCCTTTAGGGTCCTGAAGACGCAGGTGCCCAGATCTCGAATGCTGCACGTCTTTAAGCTAAAGTTCTCGGTCTTGGCGCTTTTGCCAAGCGGGACTGAATTATTCTTCGTGACGGGGCAGGAGGGCTGTCCTGGGCAGTGGGGGATGTTTatcagcatccctggcctcctcTCACTACATGCCAGGAGCACACCCTCCCCTCCTTATGATAATTTAAGACAACCCCTGTCATTTTGCC is a window encoding:
- the CRYBB3 gene encoding beta-crystallin B3, which produces MAEQHSAPEQAAAGKSHGGLGGSYKVIVYEMENFQGKRCELTAECPNLTESLLEKVGSIQVESGPWLAFERRAFRGEQYVLEKGDYPRWDAWSNSHHSDSLLSLRPLHIDGPDHKLHLFENPAFGGRKMEIVDDDVPSLWAHGFQDRVASVRAINGTWVGYEFPGYRGRQYVFERGEYRHWNEWDANQPQLQSVRRIRDQKWHKRGVFLSS